In a single window of the Ktedonobacteraceae bacterium genome:
- the rpsJ gene encoding 30S ribosomal protein S10 produces MATGSKQRIRIRLKAYDHRILDQSAMQIVDTAQQTGARVSGPVPLPTEIDKFTVMRSPFIDKDARDQFEIRTHKRLIDIIDPTNKTVEALTRLNLPAGVDIEIKL; encoded by the coding sequence ATGGCAACAGGAAGCAAGCAGCGGATACGTATTCGCCTCAAGGCATACGATCACCGCATTCTCGATCAGTCAGCGATGCAGATTGTCGATACAGCCCAGCAGACCGGAGCGCGGGTATCAGGCCCGGTACCCCTGCCCACCGAGATCGATAAATTTACCGTCATGCGTTCTCCATTCATCGATAAGGATGCACGCGATCAATTTGAAATTCGCACGCACAAACGCTTGATCGATATTATAGATCCGACTAATAAGACTGTTGAGGCCTTGACACGTTTGAATCTGCCCGCAGGCGTGGATATCGAGATCAAACTATAG